The following proteins come from a genomic window of Panicum hallii strain FIL2 chromosome 8, PHallii_v3.1, whole genome shotgun sequence:
- the LOC112902013 gene encoding plastid-lipid-associated protein 6, chloroplastic: protein MAMAAPWSSPPSSSCCAATASTSAPRLLGPGSLKGAAWPAGAGGSSCGGQGMNSRRRLSVRATAAAPPPPVDYADTSATRADADYVASLKVKLLSAVSGLNRGLAASQEDLDRADAAARELEAAGDGPVDLSRDLDRLQGRWRLVYSSAFSSRTLGGSRPGPPTGRLLPITLGQVFQRIDVVSRDFDNIVELELGAPWPLPPVEATATLAHKFEVIGTSGIKIDFEKTTVKTKGSLSQLPPLEVPRIPDNLRPPSNTGSGEFEVTYLDGDTRVTRGDRGELRVFVVA, encoded by the exons ATGGCCATGGCCGCGCCGTggtcgtcgccgccgtcgtcgtcttGCTGCGCCGCGACCGCGTCGACGAGCGCTCCGCGGCTGCTTGGTCCGGGGAGCCTCAAGGGCGCGGCATGGCCGGCCGGTGCCGGCGGGTCGAGCTGCGGGGGGCAGGGGATGAACAGTCGGCGGCGGCTGTCCGTccgcgccacggcggccgcgccgcctcctcccgTGGACTACGCAGACACCAGCGCCACCCGCGCCGACGCCGACTACGTGGCCTCGCTCAAGGTCAAGCTGCTG AGCGCGGTGTCCGGGCTGAACCGCGGCCTGGCGGCGAGCCAGGAGGACCTGGACCGCGcggacgcggcggcgcgggagctcgAGGCGGCGGGCGACGGGCCCGTGGACCTGAGCAGGGACCTCGACAGGCTGCAGGGCCGGTGGCGCCTCGTGTACAGCAGCGCCTTCTCGTCGCGGACGCTCGGCGGCAGCCGCCCCGGCCCGCCCACCGGCCGCCTCCTGCCCATCACGCTCGGCCAGGTGTTCCAGCGGATCGACGTGGTGAGCCGGGACTTCGACAACATCGTGGAGCTGGAGCTCGGCGCGCCGTGGCCGCTGCCGCCCGTCGAGGCCACGGCCACGCTGGCGCACAAGTTCGAGGTCATCG GGACGTCGGGGATCAAGATCGATTTCGAGAAGACGACGGTGAAGACGAAGGGGAGCCTGTCGCAGCTGCCGCCGCTGGAGGTGCCGCGGATCCCCGACAACCTCCGGCCGCCGTCCAACACCGGGAGCGGCGAGTTCGAGGTGACGTATCTGGACGGCGACACCCGCGTGACACGCGGGGACAGGGGCGAGCTCCGGGTGTTCGTCGTCGCGTGA
- the LOC112903326 gene encoding ergosterol biosynthetic protein 28-like has product MAGASTKRGGVPALGWWLIAVGAFRSAYVWSCFFGSAAMCSATFSEIPMTGEHGRTVAVWTLLSCTLCFLCAFNLGSKPLYAATFLSFLYALGYLTVECLVYHTIRAARLSLFIFVAGTSMVWMLLQRNSNGHGPRPREATKQH; this is encoded by the exons ATGGCCGGAGCATCGACGAAGCGCGGCGGCGTGCCGGCGCTGGGGTGGTGGCTCATCGCCGTCGGCGCCTTCCGCTCCGCCTACGTCTGGTCCTGCTTCTTCGGCTCCGCGGCGATGTGCTCGGCCACCTTCTCCGAAATACCGA TGACCGGCGAACACGGGCGAACGGTCGCGGTGTGGACGCTGCTGTCGTGCACGCTGTGCTTCCTGTGCGCCTTCAACCTCGGCAGCAAGCCGCTGTACGCGGCAACCTTCCTGTCCTTCCTCTACGCCCTCGGCTACCTAACCGTCGAGTGCCTGGTGTACCACACCATCCGTGCAGCTAGGCTCTCCCTGTTCATCTTCGTCGCAG GGACATCCATGGTTTGGATGCTTCTTCAACGGAACTCCAATGGCCATGGACCCCGTCCCCGTGAGGCTACCAAGCAGCACTGA